The Flavobacterium sp. CBA20B-1 genome includes the window TCAATTTGAATACCTGCATCCATCAAAGCCAATGTTCCTGCACAAACAGTTGCCATAGACGATGAACCGTTTGATTCTAATACATCAGAAACCAAACGAATGGTATAAGGACAATCTGCTGGAATCATGTTTTTTAATGCGCGTTGCGCCAAGTTTCCGTGACCTACTTCGCGGCGTGACACACCACGCAATGGTTTTGCTTCACCTGTGGAAAATGGAGGGAAGTTGTAGTGCAAGTAGAAACGTTCTTCGCCTTGCTCACTTGGTAAGTCGATAACGTTTGCCTCGCGCGATGTTCCTAATGTTACCGTAGCCAATGCTTGGGTTTCACCGCGTGTAAATACAGATGAACCGTGCGCTGATGGTAAATAATCTACTTCGCTCCAAATGTTACGGATTTCTGTGGTTTTACGACCGTCTAAACGCAGTCCTTGATCTAAAACCAAATTGCGAACTGCTTCTTTTTGGGCTTTAGAGAAATATTTAGAAATTAATTCTTTCTTTTCTTCTAAAGTTTCTTCAGAAAAAGTAGCTAATAATTCTTCTTTTAAAGCAGCAAACTTCTCGCTGCGTTCGTGTTTTGCACTTGCTTCTGCTGCAATTGCATAAAATTTATCGTAGGTAAACGAGTGAATTTCGTTTTTCAGCGTGTCATCGTTTTCCTCAGGCTCGTAGGTTCTGTATGATAAATTCAAAGCCGCGCGCATTCTTTCTTGCGCTTCGATTTGCACTTTAATTGCTTCGTGTGCAAATTTAATTGCTTCGATCATTTCAGCTTCCGAAATTTCTTTCATTTCACCTTCCACCATACAAACAGAATCTTTTGAAGCTCCAATCATCATGTCAAGGTCTGACTCGTCTAATTGTTGTTTGCTTGGGTTAATGATTAATTCGCCGTTTACGCGCCCCACACGCACCTCAGAAATAAGGTTGTAAAAAGGAATGTCTGAAACAGCCAATGCTGCCGAAGCTGCTAAACCTGCCATTGCATCGGGCATCACGTTTTCATCAAACGACATAAGTTGTAGCATGATTTGGGTTTCTGCATGATAATCATCCGGAAACAAAGGTCGTAAACAACGATCCACCAAACGCATGGTTAAAACTTCTTGATCGCTTGGGCGTGCTTCTCTTTTAAAGAATCCGCCTGGGAAACGACCTGCAGCCGAAAATTTTTCACGATAATCTACTGTTAATGGTAAAAAATCAACACCTGGGTTTGCTGTTTTTGCAGAAACTGCCGTAGCTAAAATCATACAGTTTCCTGAACGAACTACAACAGAACCGTCTGCTTGTTTGGCTAATTTGCCAGTTTCGATAGTGATGGTTCTGCCATCGCCTAAATCGATAATTTCTTGGGTTACTTTAGGAATCATAAATTTTTAATTCTTAATTAAACAAAGGGAAAAATGTTGTTGTTGTGTTGTTGTGTGTTTAGAACCCAATGAAAAACCAAGCTTTTATGCTTTTATATAAAATGAAAAAGGTGCGCATGCGCACACCTCTTTGTAAATTGATTATTTTCTGATACCCAATTCTTTGATAATTTCACGATATCTGTTGATATCTTTTTTCTTTAAGTAATCTAAAAGACTTCTTCTTTTACCTACTAAAAGAACTAATGAACGCTCTGTGTTAAAATCGTGACGATTCTTTTTTAAGTGCTCTGTTAAGTGCGAAATTCTGTAAGTGAATAATGCAATTTGTCCTTCTGCAGAACCTGTGTTTGTTGCTGAACCTCCGTGCTTAGCGAAGATTTCTTCTTTAACTTCTTTAGTTAAATACATGCTAATATTGTTTAAATGATTGTTATGTATGTTTGAATTGAAAAATTCTGTGCAAATGTACACCTTTTTTTTAATCTTGCAATTAATATCATTAGCTTTTATACATTTCTGCAATTTCATTGGTAAGCCATTCTAAGAAAGCTTGATCTTCTGCGGTGAATGCCTTTAATGTATTGGAATCGATATCGATCTGACCGATATTAATACCGTTTACAATAATAGGCACCACAATTTCTGATTTCACATGAATGTTGCACGATATGTAATTGTCTTGTGCTTGCACGTCATCAACCAAAAATGTTTGATTACTTTCTGCAACTTGTCCGCAAATGCCTTTTCCAAAGGGAATAGTGGTGTGATCTGTTGGTAGTCCGGCAAAGGGTCCTAAGTGTAATTCTTTTTTATGGGCATCGGCAAAATAAAATCCCACCCAATCAAAATGACTCATTTCGCTGTGCAATTTGTTGCAAATTTCTTGCAAACGATCATTATTACTTTTATGTGATTTTATAATTTCTGTTAAAGAAATCTTTAATTGTTCTTTTTCCATGAATTTTTTTCAGTAAATTTACAAAAAATTAGAACGCATCAAAACCTAAAACATGTTCCAGCGTTATTTGTATAGTTTATTTTTAACTGCAGCCATACTTTTTACAAATGTAGGGTTGGCGGTTAATATTCACTATTGTGGAAATGCTATCGAGAAAATTGAATTAGGGTATGCTTCGTCTATTAAATGTGCCGAAGACACGCACGAAAAAGCATGTTGCAAAGAAAAAAACGAAACGGTAAAAAAAGGTTGTTGTAAAAACGAAACCATTCAACAAAAAACCGATGAAGTTGTTATAAAAGTTGTTGCTTCAAACGATTTTTCAGACTTTATAAAGCCGGTTTTGTATAAATTGCAACCGCTTGTTATTACTGAAAACAAGCTGCCAAAAAAAATAAATGTTACTTTTCGACGCGAAAGTAACGCCCCACCTTTATACAAACTATACAGCCAGTATCTTCTTTACGCATAATTACACATTTTTTACTAAAAGAATGTTTAATTAATTATGCAAACTCATGAAATATACATTATTATTGTTGTGTGCTTTTGGCATGCAACCAGTCTTTGCCCAGGATACTTATAGGGGAAAGGTTTTAGATGTTTACAACAATGCAGTAGAAAATGCAACATTGACAGTAAACGACAGTGTGGTGGCAAACACCAATGAATTCGGAATTTTTGAATTAACATTACAACAACCCAACACCATTTATATTTATGCAGAAGGGTATGAGGTTTTACAAGCTGAAATGAACGATGCTTCACAATTCCAATTCTTAAAAATGCAACCCGAAGCCGCTTTAGGAGAATTAGTGGTAACAGTGAATAGAAGAAACACCGAACGCAATAAAGGCATCACCAACTCGCAAACCATGAACAGCGGCGAATTGCTAAAAGCGGCTTGTTGTAATTTGGCAGAATCTTTTGAGACGAATCCGTCAATCGATGTGAATTTTTCCGATGCCATTTCCGGATCAAAACAAATTAAAATGTTGGGTTTAACCAGTCCGTATATTTTAATCGCCGAAGAAAATATTCCGAGTGTTCGTGGTGCTTCGCAAGCGTATGGTTTATCGTTCACGCCCGGAACTTGGGTTGAAAGTATTCAGGTTACCAAAGGAGCGGGCAGCGTTGTAAATGGTTTTGAAAGCATTTCGGGGCAAATAAACACCGAATTGATCAAACCGGGGAACGATATTCCTTTCTTTTTGAATTTATACGGATCTACCGATGCACGTTTTGAGATGAATGCGCATTTTAACGAAAAAATATCAGATAAATGGAGCTCTTCTTTGTTTGTTCATGGAAACACTCGTGTGAAGAAGAACGATATGAACCATGATGGATTTTTAGACAATCCGTTAGGAAGTCAAATAAATATCATGAATCGTTGGCAGTATCAAAACCTTGAAAATGGGTGGATCGCCTTTATTACGACACGTTACATGAAAGACGAAAAGCAAACCGGCGAGCTAGATTTTGATAGTAAACAACACAAATTATCAACCTTAAAATGGGGATCAGAATTGAATACCGATAAGTTTGATGCCAGTACAAAAGTCGGTTATGTATTCCCCGATCAGCCGTACAAAAGTATGGGTTGGCAAAACTCGTTTAGTTATCATAAACAAAATTCGTATTTTGGTTTAAACCAGTTCGATATCACGCAGCGCAGTATTTATTCAAACTTTTTATATAGTTCTATCATCAGCAATACATTGCATAAATTCTCTACCGGAGCAAGCTTTATGCACGATGATTATTCAGAGTTCGTAGCAAATTATGATACTAGAAATTTCGATAGAACCGATACCAGCTACGGTGCTTTTTTTGAATATACGTATGATAATGCCAATAATTTAGCCTTGATTTTAGGTGGAAGAATCGATAATTCTAACCGATTGGGAACTTTTGTAACTCCGCGCATGCATTTGCGTTATAATCCTTGGGAAAAAACCACCGTTCGTGCATCGGCAGGTCGTGGAAAAAGATTGGCGAATATTTTTGCAGAAAACCAATATTTGTTCGCAAGTTCTCGTCAGTTTAATATTTTGAACGAAGGCGGGAAAGCCTATGGAATGGATCCAGAAATTGCTTGGAATTACGGGATAAGTGTTTCGCAAGATTTTACTTTTTTAGGAAAAAATGCCAATTTAACACTTGATTTTTATCGTACCGATTTCCAAAATCAAATCGTGATTGATATGGATCAATCTGCAAGAACTGTTAATTTCTATAATTTAGAGGGAACATCCTATGCCAATTCGTTTCAAGCCGAATTAAATTACAACATCATCAAACATTTAAATTTAAGAACGGCTTATAAATATTACGATATTCAAACAACATACGGCGACAAAACGTTAGAAAGACCATTGCAGGCTAAACACCGTGTTTTTGCTAATTTAGAATTTTCTACTCATGAACATAACGGTGCCTATTGGAAGTTCGATGCTACTTGGAACTGGTTAGGTGCACAGCGTTTACCTTACACGGGCGATAATTCGGTGGAAAATCAATTACCGAGTTACACCAATCCGTTTTCTACGATTAATGCACAGGTAACAAAAGTTTTTTCAGATAAATTTGAAATCTATGTCGGTGGCGAAAACATTGGCAATTATCAACAACACCGAGTGATTTTAGGAGCAGATGATCCGTTTGGCAATGAATTTGATAGTACTATTGTATATGGTCCTATTTTTGGAAAGATGTTTTATGGCGGATTGCGATTTAAAGTCAAATAGTATTTAAGTCAAAAGTCATAAAGTCGAAAATCTAACGTTTGGTTTGTCATTGTCAAAATGAAATAATCTAAACGGATAAACAATTAAGCAAATTAACAATTTAAAAATAAAGAAAAATGAGAAAATATTTAATGGTACTATTAGCTGTTTTAGGTGTTGCATTTACAGCTACAGCACAAGAAAAGAAAAGTAAAAACGCAAAAGTTGATGTAGAAGTAAAAGGCAACTGCGATATGTGTAAAAAACGCATTGAAAAAGCCGCTTTTAGTGTAAAAGGAGTGAAATCGGCCGAGTGGCATCAAGACGATCAAATGCTTCATTTAATCATCAACGAACACAAAACAAATGCCTTAAAAGTAGAAGAAGCAGTTGCTAAATCTGGCCACGATACTAAAGATGTTAAAGCTACCAAAGATAATTACGATAATTTACACGGTTGTTGTAAATACGAAAGAGAATCGTAAAGTACTATAAAAAAAACCGCTCATTGAGCGGTTTTTTGGTGTTTTATAGAAACGATCTTACATCATTCCCGGCATGCCGCCGCCCATTGGCACTCATCTTTACTTCTGTACTGTAAAATAATTAGATAGAAAAACACAAATAATTTACCGCACGACACGTTTTGTCCATCATGCTGTTTATTTTTGAATAAATTAATTGAATATGGCAAAGCAAGACGTGATTAAAAGACAGTTTTTAATTGTAGAATTTCTACGAAAAAATCCAGCTAGTTTTAAGCAAATAAGCAATTTTTTGCTCAATAAGCAATACGAATTAGATTATGATTTAGCCATAAGTCAACGCACTTTTCAAAGAGATTGCAACGAAATTGAATCGCTTTGGGGAGTGGAAATTGCTTTTAACAAACGCGAAAATCACTACGAAATAATCAACAATGAAAACGATTTGCATTTCGATAGAATTATGGAAGCTTTTGATACCGTGGCGGTTTTGCAAAAGGCAAAAACAATTGGCGGTTATTTACATTTAGAAAAAAGAAAATCAAAAGGAACCGAATACTTCAACGGAATTCTTCACGCCATACAAAATCAATTAGTTGTAACATTTCAGCTAAAAAGTTATTGGCAAGCAGCATCGTTTCGCCGCTGTGTTCCCAAAGCCATTAAAGAATCGCAAAACCGCTATTATTTAATTGCTTACGATTCAGATAAAAACGATTTTAGAAATTTCGGTTTAGACCGTATCAGCGATTTCGTAATTACTTCAGAAAAACAAAAAACTCCGGAAATTAACGTAGAGGCATTTTACCAGCATGCTTTTGGAATTGAATGTTACAACGATCCTGTGGAAATTATATTAGAATTTGCAAACGATCAAAAAAAGTATATACAATCCTTACCGTTACATGCTTCCCAAAAAATTATAAAAGAAAACAACGAAACATTTACGGTAGCACTATTTATGCACCCAACCAATGATTTTGTGATGGAAATTATGCGTTACGGAGCTATTTGCGAAGTGATAGAACCACCCTTTTTAAGAGATCGAATAAAAAAAGAGGTAATGCAATTGCAAGAAAAATATCAATTGTAAATGTGGAAACCCGTAAACATTTGTTGAAAATTATAGTGATTTTTGGAAATAAAATATGGAATCTAAAAAGCGTTATTACATTTATATAAATTATCAAGCATGTTATGAATACCTTCATGCAGAGCCAAAGTTTTGTGAAGCTTTAGCTTACTTGCTAACTTTTGAAAAGATGTACGATTTTAAAGTATTACCTCATACTTCAAGTATAGAAATATCAAATGAAAACATAAAAATATTTATTGTTTTGATGAGATCTTTTCAGTTTGATAAATACGATGAAGTTAAAAATGAAAAGAATGTACATTTTGTTTCTTTTGATAGAGCTATAGATGAACGATATGAATTCTTTATAATGAAGAATAAAATTAAGTTTATCAGCATTGGTATGTTAATGGAAACAGTATCGGCTTTAACCAATAAAGGGTTGGTAAACCAAATGCAAAATTTTAAGGATATAGGGTTTTAAATTAAATTTATAAAAACAATACAAACATGAGAAATATGAATTATTCAAGAGAGTTTAAAGATGCTGTAAGTTTTGCAAACGAGCATAACTTATTTTTAGGATATGGAAATCCTAATGGGAAAATTTTAATGATTGGTAAAGAGCATTATTTTTACCATAACCATAAACAAGATACGAAAGAGTTTTATGAAGAAATATTAAATTCTAGAAATAAGGAAAATAGGAACAATATTCATTCATGGGAAAATAATATTAAGGAAAATTATGAATTTGATTGGAACGTCAGAATAGAAAGTTTTCTAGACAATAGTAATGCAATTACTGCTTGGTGGAACCAAAAGAATAAACAAGATAGAAATGGAAATGGGGGAACTAGTAATACTTACTTACATTATCAAAAAATTTATCAAAATGTTTTTTTAAATGGTAATACTCAAAGTAATATTAACTTTCAAAGAGAAATTTTCACTACAGAACTAAACGATGTGCCTTCTGGAAGAAGCTACAATCTATTAGAATTGAAAAAATTGAGAACAGAATCTATTGAAAAAAGGAAAGATTTATTCCGTAAAGATTTTTTTAGAACTTTTCCTGTAGTGATAATTGCTTCAGGGCATTATCCACGTGATTACAATTTTGATATTGAAGATATTTTTGAAGTAAAGTTCTTTGAAGAAACTAAAATAGTTGGAAAGTCTTGGTATAATTTACATTATAGTTCAGATGGACAAAGGATGCTAGTACATACAAGACAATTAAGTACATCTGTTTCAACAGAGCTTATAACATCATTGAGTAATGAAATAAAAGAATTCCTAAATAGATTATCCAAAAAATAAAAACCATTGAAAACCTTTGCCGCA containing:
- a CDS encoding helix-turn-helix transcriptional regulator — protein: MAKQDVIKRQFLIVEFLRKNPASFKQISNFLLNKQYELDYDLAISQRTFQRDCNEIESLWGVEIAFNKRENHYEIINNENDLHFDRIMEAFDTVAVLQKAKTIGGYLHLEKRKSKGTEYFNGILHAIQNQLVVTFQLKSYWQAASFRRCVPKAIKESQNRYYLIAYDSDKNDFRNFGLDRISDFVITSEKQKTPEINVEAFYQHAFGIECYNDPVEIILEFANDQKKYIQSLPLHASQKIIKENNETFTVALFMHPTNDFVMEIMRYGAICEVIEPPFLRDRIKKEVMQLQEKYQL
- the rpsO gene encoding 30S ribosomal protein S15, which gives rise to MYLTKEVKEEIFAKHGGSATNTGSAEGQIALFTYRISHLTEHLKKNRHDFNTERSLVLLVGKRRSLLDYLKKKDINRYREIIKELGIRK
- a CDS encoding polyribonucleotide nucleotidyltransferase gives rise to the protein MIPKVTQEIIDLGDGRTITIETGKLAKQADGSVVVRSGNCMILATAVSAKTANPGVDFLPLTVDYREKFSAAGRFPGGFFKREARPSDQEVLTMRLVDRCLRPLFPDDYHAETQIMLQLMSFDENVMPDAMAGLAASAALAVSDIPFYNLISEVRVGRVNGELIINPSKQQLDESDLDMMIGASKDSVCMVEGEMKEISEAEMIEAIKFAHEAIKVQIEAQERMRAALNLSYRTYEPEENDDTLKNEIHSFTYDKFYAIAAEASAKHERSEKFAALKEELLATFSEETLEEKKELISKYFSKAQKEAVRNLVLDQGLRLDGRKTTEIRNIWSEVDYLPSAHGSSVFTRGETQALATVTLGTSREANVIDLPSEQGEERFYLHYNFPPFSTGEAKPLRGVSRREVGHGNLAQRALKNMIPADCPYTIRLVSDVLESNGSSSMATVCAGTLALMDAGIQIEKPVSGIAMGLITDGNRFAVLSDILGDEDHLGDMDFKVTGTKDGITACQMDIKIDGLRYDIMEQALQQAHEGRMHILNKLTETIAAPNATVKAHAPKIITRTIPGAYIGALIGPGGKVIQELQKATSTTIVINELDEQGIVEILGTDPDGIATVLAKIDAIIFKPQVGEAYEVKVIKMLEFGAVVEYTAAPGNEVLLHVSELAWERTENVTDVVNMGDVFQVKYLGIDPKTRKEKVSRKALLPRPPKPEGKPEHKGEGKSDNRENRPAHRNNNNRPSNDKKEENN
- a CDS encoding HYC_CC_PP family protein; protein product: MFQRYLYSLFLTAAILFTNVGLAVNIHYCGNAIEKIELGYASSIKCAEDTHEKACCKEKNETVKKGCCKNETIQQKTDEVVIKVVASNDFSDFIKPVLYKLQPLVITENKLPKKINVTFRRESNAPPLYKLYSQYLLYA
- a CDS encoding TonB-dependent receptor plug domain-containing protein — its product is MKYTLLLLCAFGMQPVFAQDTYRGKVLDVYNNAVENATLTVNDSVVANTNEFGIFELTLQQPNTIYIYAEGYEVLQAEMNDASQFQFLKMQPEAALGELVVTVNRRNTERNKGITNSQTMNSGELLKAACCNLAESFETNPSIDVNFSDAISGSKQIKMLGLTSPYILIAEENIPSVRGASQAYGLSFTPGTWVESIQVTKGAGSVVNGFESISGQINTELIKPGNDIPFFLNLYGSTDARFEMNAHFNEKISDKWSSSLFVHGNTRVKKNDMNHDGFLDNPLGSQINIMNRWQYQNLENGWIAFITTRYMKDEKQTGELDFDSKQHKLSTLKWGSELNTDKFDASTKVGYVFPDQPYKSMGWQNSFSYHKQNSYFGLNQFDITQRSIYSNFLYSSIISNTLHKFSTGASFMHDDYSEFVANYDTRNFDRTDTSYGAFFEYTYDNANNLALILGGRIDNSNRLGTFVTPRMHLRYNPWEKTTVRASAGRGKRLANIFAENQYLFASSRQFNILNEGGKAYGMDPEIAWNYGISVSQDFTFLGKNANLTLDFYRTDFQNQIVIDMDQSARTVNFYNLEGTSYANSFQAELNYNIIKHLNLRTAYKYYDIQTTYGDKTLERPLQAKHRVFANLEFSTHEHNGAYWKFDATWNWLGAQRLPYTGDNSVENQLPSYTNPFSTINAQVTKVFSDKFEIYVGGENIGNYQQHRVILGADDPFGNEFDSTIVYGPIFGKMFYGGLRFKVK
- a CDS encoding heavy-metal-associated domain-containing protein, whose product is MRKYLMVLLAVLGVAFTATAQEKKSKNAKVDVEVKGNCDMCKKRIEKAAFSVKGVKSAEWHQDDQMLHLIINEHKTNALKVEEAVAKSGHDTKDVKATKDNYDNLHGCCKYERES
- a CDS encoding GAF domain-containing protein, translated to MEKEQLKISLTEIIKSHKSNNDRLQEICNKLHSEMSHFDWVGFYFADAHKKELHLGPFAGLPTDHTTIPFGKGICGQVAESNQTFLVDDVQAQDNYISCNIHVKSEIVVPIIVNGINIGQIDIDSNTLKAFTAEDQAFLEWLTNEIAEMYKS